The Arcobacter sp. F2176 DNA segment AAGTTGAATCTAAAATTAAACTAGATAGCGCTTCTATTAAATAAGCTTCAATCAATAGTTCATCTTCTTTTTTAAAATATGCATCAAAGAAGTTGTGGACTTTTAGGAATAATATTTTGTTATCAACTATATGTCTTTGAAAATAGGGTATTTTCTTTTCATAAAATATTTGTTCATAAATATTTGAAATAATTTCTACCGTTGGATAAAAATTTGCGTGAGACCACTCTTTAGCTTTTCCACCATGAACTTCACCTGGATTATTTATTCTTATTGAATATTCATATGAATAATAACTTTGGTGTACATTAAAAGTTTTAATAAATCCTTTATAGGTTATTCCAATAGTGTATGTATCATGGTAATGTTTTGTAAAGTCTTCATTGGAATGGCTTACATTTTCAAATAGAATATTATTTAATATTTTTGACATGGCAAAATTATATCTAAAATAAAAAAGAAATATAGAAGAAAATTGCTATTTTACTATTTCTTCTAATGTTTCTTTTATTTTAGCAGGGTCTGAAAAATGGTCAACTTTTGCTCTAAACTTACCATCTTTATCAAAGATATAGATAAAAGAAGTATGTGAAACTGAATAACCCATTGCTGAATCTTTTAAATTTATTTTTTTATAGTATGTTTTATATCTAGATGTAATATCATCAATATTTTTTTTTGTTGAAGTTGCACCTATAAAATTTGGATGAAAATAATGTGCATACTCTTTTAGATTTTTAAGGGTATCTCTGTCTGGGTCTACACTTATAAATAATCCCACAAAGTCTTTAGCTTTTTCTTTTGGTAGTCTGTTTATTGCTTGTGCTAGCGAACTTAATGAAGTAGGGCAAACATCAGGACAAAATGTATATCCAAAATAAATAGCTAGATACTTACCTTTGAAGCTATCTTTTGTAATTTCTCCATCAATTGTATTTACTTTGAAAGCATATTGTTTATGCTCTTTATAATCTCGTACATAAGGTCTAGCTATTATAATTATCACAATTGCAATTGTTATTGCAATGAAAATTTTAAAAATCTTACTCATTATTTACCTGTTTTAAATTGGAATCTAGCTCCAATAGTTTTATTTATTTTTTCTACTCTTATATCTGCATTCCATATCATATTACCAACTGGACATGTAGGAAGAGTACCTATTGCTTCATAGTTTCCATTTCCTAGATTTTTAATTGGTAAATTAAAATCACCCATGAACATATTTGTTGCATATATATTTAAATGTAAATCTTTTAACTCTTTATTGTTACTTTTGATTTCAAATTTAAGGGCTTGCATAAGTGGAATTGATTTTGGATTTATGCTTAATTCAAAAGTTGTACCATCTTGTATTTTTACAATACAAGAACTTTGGTGTAAGTCACAACTTGAATCTTGTGTTATAAATTGCGCTTCACCTTTAAAAGATTGATAAAGTGAAGAAAAATCTATAAGAAAATATCCTACAACAATAAAAAGTACAACTACTACTTGTAGTATTGCACTTTTTAAATTGTTAGGTTTTTTTTCTTGTGGCATTATTTAATTACTTCCACATTTACCTGTACCACAACTCATACCTTTTTTCACACTCTTCATCTCTTTTTTCATCATTCCACCCATTACACTTTTTACAGGAATAGTTATAGTTTTATTCTCTCCATTTGAGAAATTAAGAGTAATAGTTACATTCTCTTTTTCTTTTAATGGCTTATGAAGGCCTATTAACATAACATGAAATCCACCTGGTTTAAGAGATGTTTCTTTATTTGCAGGAATATCTATTTTTGGAACTTGGTACATCTTCATTACACCATCTTTCATGCTATGTGTGTGAAGTTCAACTACTTTTGAAATATCAGATGTAGCTTTTATAAGAGCTATATCTTTATTTGTTTTATTCTCTATAGTCATAAATGCAGCCGAATTTGGAAGTCCAGGAGGTGTTGCTCTAACATATGCATCTTTAACTTCAATATTTGAAGCAAATAGAGTTGATGCACTTAGTAGTGCTAAAAGAAGAAAATTTTTCATTTTGTACCTTTTTTTGATTTCCAAAATTTTATAATTTAAGTGTTAATTATGTGTTAAATCTTTTTTTAATAATATTAACAACACTCCAATTATAGCTGCAATAAATGAAGCTACAAATATCCCTAATTTTACAGCAGAAATTATGCTTTCATCAAGAAAAGCAAGGTGTGTTATGAAAATAGACATTGTAAATCCAATTCCCCCTAAAAATCCAACTGCGATAATTTCATACCATGAAATATTATCTGGTTTTTTAACTAGTTTTAGTTTGGTTGCTAGATATGTAAATCCAAATATTCCTATTGGTTTTCCAATAATTAAACCAAAGACAACACCTAATACAATCATTAAGTTTGCGCTTATTCCTGAGAAGTCTATTAGTACTCCAGCATTTGAAAATGCGAATAAAGGCATAATAAAATATGCAGATAATCCATGTAAACTATGTTCTAATCTCATAAGAGGATTTTGTACCTTATCATAGTTATCAGCAATATTTTCCAAAGCATCAATTTGATGATGGTTTAAAATAGATGTAGGTTCGATATTGTTTTCAAAAGTAGCTATGTCTTTTTTTGTATCTTCAACAAATGCATTTTCACCAATTTTTGATCTTATAGGAATAGCCAAAGCTAATAAAACACCTGCAACAGTTGCATGAATCCCAATTGCATGAATATATATCCATAAACCAATACCAAGAATTAAGTAAGGTAATAATTTAGTTACACCTTTTATATTTAATGCCCAAATTAAAGCGTAAATTACGCCTGCATGTAAAAAATACTGAGTATGAATTTCACTTGTGTAAACAGTAGCGACAACTAAAACAGCACCTAAGTCATCTACAACAGCAAGGGCAACTAAAAATAATTTTAAAGCTGGATTTACTTTTTTTCCTAAAAGCATCAAAATACCTAATGCAAATGCAATATCTGTGGCCATTGGAATACCAAATCCTAGTGGATTATCAGTATTTAATGCTACATATATCAATGCTGGAATAATCATCCCCCCAAGAGCTGCAATAATAGGAAATAAAGCCTTGCTTACAGATGAAAGTTCCCCAACACTCATCTCTCTTTTTATCTCTAATCCTACCATTAGAAAAAATAATGCCATAAGTCCATCATCAATCCAATAAGTCAAGGTCATAGAAATACTATGTTCACCAAGATTTATTCCTAATGGCATATGCCATAGATCATAATATGCTTGTCCTAAACTAGAATTTGCAGTTATTACTGCTGCTACAGTTGCTAAAAAAAGAAGTATTCCACTAAGTGCTTCTTTATTTATAAATTTGTCTAAGGTGACAAGTTTTTTTATCATAATATTCCTTTTTACAAACAATTTGGACATATTCCTTTAATAATTATATTCTCGATTTTGTGATTTTTTAAATTAAATCTAAAGTCCTCATGAAGGCATTCGATTTTAGAACAATTAGTACATATAAAGTGTGCATGTTTACTTTTTTTTATTTCAAAATATCTTTTTTTATCATTTGATTCAAAAGAATCAATAATATCTTCTTCTTCAAATCTAGTGATATTTCTGTAAAAAGTAGCCTTATCCATATTGATTGAAAATTTTATTTCTTCATAACATAAAGGTTTAGAAGAGTTTGATAGTACTTCTAGTATCTCTTTTCGTGAGCTTGTTAGTTTAATATTTCTATCTTGAAATAATTTGTTTATATTGTCCATATATAATTATAACACATGAAGCTTGCAACTAAGTTGCGTTAAAGCGAAATATCACTAAAATTCTAAAAATGCAACTTGGTTGCAATAAATAGGAGTTCTCTAAATGAAAAAAATCTTTTATATATTTTTAATAATATGCTCATCACTTTATGCACAAAAAACTGTTACTGTAAGTATTTTACCTCAGAAGTATTTTGTAGAAAAAATAGCAAAAGACAAAGTAAAAGTAAATGTTATGGTTCAACCTGGTTTTTCACCTGCTACATATGAACCTAAAACTTCTCAAATGAAAGAATTAATAAATTCTGATATTTATTTCTCTATTGGTGTTCCTTTTGAAGAATCTTGGTTGAGTAAATTTACAGATATTAATAAAAACATGTTACTTATAGATACCTCAAAAGGTATTAAAAAAAATAAAATGCTTGGACATCACCACCATGATGAAGTTAAACATGAAGAACAAGAACATCATGAAGAACATCATCATGATGAAGAGTCTTTAGATCCACATATTTGGTTAGATCCAATATTAGTGAAAACACAAGCAAAAAATATTTTAGACGCTCTAATAAAAGTAGATACAAAAAATAGAAAATTTTATTATGATAATTATAAAATTTTTTTAACAGAACTTGATAATTTAAATATGAACTTATCTAATATTTTAAAACAGATAAAAGGCAAAAAGTTTATGGTTTTTCATCCTTCTTGGGGATATTTTGCTAAAAGATATGACTTAGAACAAGAAGCAGTTGAAAAAGAAGGAAAAGAACCTAAACCAAAAGAGATGATAGCTCTTATAGAAGAAGCAAAAGATGAAGGTATAAAAGTATTATTTGTAGCTCCTCAGTTCTCAAAAGTAGCAGCAACTACAATTGCTGAAAATATTGGTGGAAGTGTTATTGAAATAGATCCTTTATCTTACAAATGGGAAAAAAGTTTACTTGACATCTCAAATAAATTGGTGAATACATATAAATAATGAAATTAATATTTATTCTTCTTCTAATAGCTCAAACAGTTTTTGGTTGTGCTTTATGTGCAGTATATTCTCCAAAAACTAGAGTTGTGCTTGATGTAAAGACAAATGATAGTTTAATAAAAGAAATTGATGTAAAATGGATAGTTACAAAAGCTTTTACAAAGACTTTAAATAATGTATACGATACGAATTTAAATGAGAAATTAGATAAAGATGAGTTAGAAAATGTAAAGATAGCTTTTCGTAATTATGTTGAACCAAGAGATTTTTTAGTAAATATATCTTATGGAAAAAAAATAAATAAACTAAGATCAAATAGAATAAGAGTAAATGATTTAAAAGTTGATATTGAAAATGGTCTTTTGCATATTCGGTATAAAATATTATTAGATTACAAATTAGTAAAAGATGATATTTTATATTTTAATACAGATGATAAAGAAGGTTATTTTATTGTTACTATTGCAGAAAATGCTGTTAAGTATGATCCTACTGTATTTAAAAAAGAGACAATCGATGCAAATAGTGTAAGTTTTCATATTATTAAAGATATAGAAGAGCAAAAAAAAGAAGAAATTACTCCTGTTAAAAAAGTTGAAGTAAAAGAAGAGTTAAAAAAAACGCCTAAAGTTCAAGATGAGAACTACTTAACAAAGTTTTCAAAGCAAATAAAACAAAATCTTTTAAAAATAGAAAAAGGTGATAATTTTGCTTTATTTACACTTTTATTTATATCATTTATTTATGGAATTATTCATGCTATGGGACCAGGTCATGGTAAATCATTGGCATTTTCATATTTTATGAGTAACAAAAGTTCTTATACAAGAGCTTTAATTATCTCTCAATTAACTGCATTTATTCATATACTTGGAGCTTTGATTCTTGTTTTGATATCAGTATTTTTAATAACTACTTTTTTAAATAGTTTTGTAGATGATTCTATTAAAATTATTACAAAATTATCTGCTATATTTATTATGCTATTGGCAGTATTTATTTTGTATAAAAAAGTAAGAAAGAAAGAATCTTATTGTAATGTTTGTTGTTCTTCACACGCACATGATCACAATCACGAACATAATCATAATGAACATAAAAAAATAAAAAAACAAGATTTATTTTTTGTTTTAACAGCAGGAATTATTCCTTGTCCTGGTACTGTTATATTATTTTTATATGCTTTTGTATTGAAAACTTACTTTGCAGTTATTTTAGCATCTATTGCTATTAGTTTTGGGATGGGATTAGTTATTTTTGCTTCTTCATTTTTGAGCTTAAATTTAAACAAAGTGTCAAGTAAAGTAGAAAAATTTAGAAATTTTGTGGAAATAATCTCACCAATATTTATTTTCTTATTAGGGTTGTTATTATTTTTCAATGTAAATGTAATATAAATTATTAAATAAGGAGAGGTTAAATACTCTCCTCTTTTTCATTGTCTTTTTTTAGTTCTACTTTTTTAGCTTTTATATCATCTTTGCCTAAAAACTCTTTTTCATTTGCATTTTTAACTATTAGTTTTGATATATTGTCTGTAATTGCTGCTACCTCATGTGTATTTGCTGCAACCATCGCATTTTGCTGTGTTTGTCTATCTAGGATAGTAACAGTGTTATTAATTTGTTCAATTCCTTGATATTGCTCTTTACTTGCTGTTTCAATGTCTGTTATTAATTCTATTGTTTGAGAAATATTTGTATTTAATTCTCCATACCCATTAATCATATCAGAAGCAATAGTTTTACCTTCATTAGCTTTTTCCAATGCATTTTCAACTAAAGCCTTTATTTCACGAGCTGCTTCTGCACTTCTTGTTGCTAGGTTTCGTACTTCTTGTGCAACAACTGCAAAACCTTTTCCAGCTTCTCCTGCTGTTGCTGCTTCAACTGCTGCATTGAGTGATAAAATATTTGTTTGAAAAGATATTTGATCTATAACATTAATTGCCTCATTTATAGCAGTTACTTGTTTATTAATATCTTCCATTGCAATAGATGTGTTTGAAGCTAATTCTTGACCTTTTTCAACTGATACTGTAACGCTACTAGAAAGTTTAGACATTTTTTCTATATTTTCTGTATTATTTTTAATATTGCTTGTTATTTGTTCTAGTGCTGCTGAGGTTTCTTCTAAACTTGCAGCGGTTTGATTTGAACTTTGATTTAATTTATCAACATTTACTAATAATATATCAGAACTTTCATCTAGGGTTAAGCCATTTGATTTATTTTCACATAACATTTGTGTAGTTACATTTCCTAAATGATTAATTCCTGATGCAAGTTTTAAAAGATGCTCTTCTAGTCCCTCTTCATTTATTCTACCAAGATAGTTATATTTTGAATATTCTTCTACTATAAATAATACATTATTTATATTTGTTTCTATAGTTTGGGCCATATCATTAAGTACATCTTTTAATTTATTTAATGAAGGATTTGAAACATTCATTTGTATTCTTTGATATAAATCTCCTTGTTCAAATTTAGCTAAAATGCTTATTGCTTCATCAATTAATGCATTATCTTCTTCAAGACCTTTTTTTGTATTTATAATACTTACATTTACAACTTTTGCCATCTCTCCAAATTCGTTTTTCTTTTTATCATCAAGAAGTTCTATTTCATCTGTTTCTTTATTTAAATATGCAAAAAATGAAATTAAACCATTTTTAAAATTTTTTAAAGATTTAACAATTGTTTTTGAGATTAGAAAAGATATTAAACTAAATACAAGTATAGAAACACTAGCTAATATAATTAGTACAATATCTTGAAGGTATAAAGACTTTTCTTTAAATAACATAGCTTGGTCATGAATTTCACTTAATCCTCCTTCTATTGATTGAACTTTACTAATCATCACTCCTAACATTGATTGAAGTTCATTTGAATCATTAGTTACACCATTATCAAGATTATCAATTTTTGCCATTGAATACTTCTCAAATATATTTTGATATTTTTTAATATCAATAAGTAATTCATTAATTTGTTCAGAATCTTTTTGTAAAAAGTCTATTTTGATATTTTTTAATTCACTTACATCTTTATATAGATTTTTAAAAGAATCTATTACCATATCAGCTGTATCTTCATCCAAATCACTTGAAAATTGTTTTGAAGTGATTCTTGCGTGTAAAACTCTTATTATAATTTTGTCGATTTCCATTGCAGTATTTATACTTAATTTTGCTTTAGCAGAAAAATATCTATTAGTAAGACCAGATATTATAATAATGATTAAAAATAATAAAGGGAAAAAAAGAAGCTTTCTATTTGTAGAAATTGTTGGCATTATATGTATCCTCAGTTATAAAATAATTTATAAGGTAACATATAATATTTACAGAATGGTTACACTCCATAAAGTATAAAGAAAAATAATATTGATGAAAGGAGAGTTTAAAAACTCTCCCATTCATCATCATTTTTACTATTTGAAGTTATTACTTGTGGTTTATTATTAGATTGAACTTTTGGAGTTGTTGTTTCTTTCTTTTCAATTTTTTCTTTAGGCGTTGGAACTTCTACTGTTTTATTTACTTTTTTAGGAGTAGGCGTAGGAGTTTGAACAGTTGATTTTGAACTAATGTTTACTTCTTTACTTTTTACACTCTCTTTACCCTCAAAATCTTTTTCATCAGCATCTCTTACAATCGCATTTGCAATATATTGTGTTTCATCAGCTATATCTTTTGTTTGATTTGCAATTGATGCATTTTGTTGAGTTTGTCTATCTAATAGACCAACTGCGCTATTAATTTGCTCAATACCCATTTGTTGTTCTTTACTGGCAGATTCAACTCCCCCAATTAACTCTAATGTTTTAGAAATATTTTCATTTAATCCAAGATAACCTTTTATCATCTTATCAGAGATAGCTTTTCCATCATTTGCTTTTGTTGTAGCATTTTCAACTAACGATTTTATCTCTTTTGCTGCTTCTGCACTTCTTGATGCTAGATTTCTAACTTCTTGAGCAACAACTGCAAATCCTTTTCCTGCTTCTCCTGCCGTTGCTGCTTCAACAGCTGCATTAAGAGATAGAATATTTGTTTGAAATGCTATCTGGTCGATGACTGAAATAGCTTCATTTATTGCTGTAACTTGTTCATTAATACTATCCATTGCAACTGTAGTTTGAGATGCAAGATTTTCTCCTTCATTTGCTGACTTTTTAAGTTCATTTGCATTGGTTGACATTGCAATTACATTTTGAGTATTTGATGCAATATTTGAAGTAATTTCTTCTAATGCTGCAGCAGTTTCTTCTATACTTGCAGCAGCTTCATTTGATGAACGACTTATTAAATCAACACTTGATAATAATTTACTTGAACTTTTTTGAAGTGTTAAACCATTTGATTTATTCTCAACTAACATTTCATTAATTATTTTTGCTAAAGTATTCAATCCATCAACTGTTTTACCAGTTGCTGCTGTAATTCTATGTCTAAAGTTTAGTTTTTGATACTCTTGTAGTGCTTTCTCAATTGCATTTGTGTCATTAGAAATATTTTCAGAAATAATTTGTATCATTTCATTGAAGATTGTTTTTAACTCTTCTAAACCTTGATTATGGGTACTTTTCTCTATTTTTTTACTAATATCCCCTGTTTTTATAAGTTCAACTACTCTTTTAACATCATTGATTAATATCTCATCTTTTTCCAAAAGAGATTTAGTATTTGTAATATTCTCATTTACAATCTGAGCAATTACTGCTATTTCGTCATTGGCACTTGTGTCTAGTAGGTCTGCATTTGAAGACTCTTTATTCAAGTATTTGAAAAAATTTAAAAGACCATCTTTAAAGTTATTAATTGAATTATTGATATTTCTACTAAGTAAAAATGTAAATAATATCGCAAGAGCTATACTAATAATTGTTATGATAACAAAAGAAGCTAATGAGTTATCAATTAATTCAGTTGTTTCTTTTTCTTCATTTGCAATTACTTTATATGATTCTCCTGTAAAGAAATCAATTATATCTCTCATTTTTTCATAATCAACAAGATATGTATTAAAATAAAAAGTTTGAGCATTAGCATAGTCATTTGCTTTTACTAATTGAACAAGTTTTTGAGTATTTTTATTAGTTAAATCATATAATTTTTCAAACTCTTCAAATTTTGCACTATTTTCAGGCATTAACTTCTCTAGTAAATTTCTAAACTTTTCAAATCTTTGTTTAACTTGTTGGATATTATCATTTACACCTTTGTCAAGTAATTTTTGAGTTGCTGAATGATCAGGTGAACCAACTATTTGGGCTAAAGCAGCATTAGACTGATAAGAATCTCTATCAGCTTCTAATAAATAAGTTATCCCCGCTAAATTTATTGTTTGTGAAAGTGCTACATTTGATTGATAAGAATCTCTATCAGCTTCCAAAAGTACTGCAACCCCTGCAAAATCTCTTTCACTTAAGTCTTTTACATTTTTTTGCATGTGATTAATATTGTATGCTACATATGTACTTGAAACTAAGGTAACTATTATTAATACGAGAAAAGCCCCAATTATCTTGTGTTTAATTTTCATTTCTTTGATCTCCTTATTAGAATAAGTTAATATTCCGTTAATTAATTCTATTCTTTTTAGAATAAATTGAATCTTAATTTATTTATTAATAAATAATTGTTACAACTATTTAACTCAAAGGGAATACAATTTGCAAAAATCATTATAAAGATTTATAGATGAAATTAAATGAAATAAAATTAGAAAATGATTACTTTGAATTTGATGAAAATTTTTATCAAAGAATTAATCCAACTCCACTAAATAATCCTTTTTTAATCTCTTATAATAAACTTATGTTTGATGAAATATCTTTAGATTATGATGAAGCTAATAGTAAAGACTTTGTAAAGTTTGTAAATGGTGAAAAATCACTTGAAGGTTCAGAACCTTATGCAAGTGCATATGCTGGTCATCAATTTGGTTATTTTGTTCCCCAATTGGGTGATGGTAGAGCAATAAATCTAGGGAAGATTAATTCTTGGCATCTCCAAACTAAAGGTTCTGGCTTAACACGTTATTCAAGACAAGGTGATGGTAGAGCAGTTTTAAGATCTTCAATTCGTGAATATATTATCTCAGAAGCAATGCATGCTTTAAATATTCCTACAACTAGAGTACTTGCTCTTATTTGTTCTACTCATCCGGTTCATCGATACTATGGAGTAGTTGAAACAGGAGCAATTGTATTAAGAATGTCACCATCTTGGATTAGAATAGGTACATTTGAATATTTTGCTAGAAGTAAAAATGCAAAAGAAAATGTTAAACAACTTGCAGATTATGTTATTAGAAACTCTTATGCCCACTTAATTAATGATGAAAATAAATATGAAAAGATGTATTATGAAATGGTTGATAAAACTGCTATTTTAATGGCTAAATGGCAAACTTATGGTTTCATGCATGGAGTGATGAATACTGACAATTTTTCAATGGCAGGACTAAGTATAGATTATGGACCTTTTGCTTTTATGGATTATTTTAATATTAACCAAATTTGTAATCATACCGATAGTGAAGGAAGATACTCTTATCTCAATCAACCATATGTTGGAAAATGGAATTTAGAAGTTTTAGCTAATAGTTTAAAAACAATTTGTGAAGTGGATAAATTAAATGAGTATTTAAAAACGTATTTTCATATTCAAGAAAAAGAGTATTTAACTCTTATGACACAACGACTTGGACTAAATATAGATAAAAGTAGTGATTCTTATGCTACTTTGATTATATCACTTTTGAAAGCTTTACAAACATCTAAAACAGATTATAATCAGTTTTTTTATGAATTAACAAAGTGTAAAAACTATGATGAAATTACAAAAGTAATTGATATCTCAATTTATAGACAAACTTTAGATAAATGGCTTGAAGAGTATATAAAGTTAAGAGAATTAGAGAATCAAGATTTTGAAAAAGTTCAGGAGAGAATCAAAAAAGTAAATCCAAAATATGTGATTAAAAACTATATGCTTCAAGAAGCAATTGACAAGGCAGAAGAGGGTGATTTTACTTTAGTAAATGATTTGCTAAATATTGCACAAAATCCATATGATGAGCATAATGAGTATGAAAGATACTCAAAAGCTACACCACTAGAATTTTCAAATATAAAACTTAGTTGTTCCTCATAAGATAAGTGCTTATCTTATTTAAATGGGATAATAAATTCAATATCCACATCGGAAAATGATTTGTTTTGGTGTAAAGCAGCACATTTTTTACTAAAAGCTATAAATGAATTTTTCATTCCAAAATCTAAAATATCAATACTCCCTTTTGCAACAATATTTCCATTTGTCATTTCATATTTCATAGGAATAGATTTAGATACTTCATTCATTGTAACATTTAATGTCAATTCTTTTGTAGATTCATTAACCTTTGTGATTGTTCCTTTTATCTGTTCTGCACTTACAAGTGAAAACAATGTAGAGGTTATATTTTTATTTCTAACTGGATTTTTAGACTCTAAAG contains these protein-coding regions:
- a CDS encoding YceI family protein, with protein sequence MKKIFLTLLLSVGLLCSLNAYELNGNLTVKWTGFKTEKKVPVSGTFNDIKTDIKSSDNLSTFLKSAMVTIQTSSLESKNPVRNKNITSTLFSLVSAEQIKGTITKVNESTKELTLNVTMNEVSKSIPMKYEMTNGNIVAKGSIDILDFGMKNSFIAFSKKCAALHQNKSFSDVDIEFIIPFK
- a CDS encoding YdiU family protein, encoding MKLNEIKLENDYFEFDENFYQRINPTPLNNPFLISYNKLMFDEISLDYDEANSKDFVKFVNGEKSLEGSEPYASAYAGHQFGYFVPQLGDGRAINLGKINSWHLQTKGSGLTRYSRQGDGRAVLRSSIREYIISEAMHALNIPTTRVLALICSTHPVHRYYGVVETGAIVLRMSPSWIRIGTFEYFARSKNAKENVKQLADYVIRNSYAHLINDENKYEKMYYEMVDKTAILMAKWQTYGFMHGVMNTDNFSMAGLSIDYGPFAFMDYFNINQICNHTDSEGRYSYLNQPYVGKWNLEVLANSLKTICEVDKLNEYLKTYFHIQEKEYLTLMTQRLGLNIDKSSDSYATLIISLLKALQTSKTDYNQFFYELTKCKNYDEITKVIDISIYRQTLDKWLEEYIKLRELENQDFEKVQERIKKVNPKYVIKNYMLQEAIDKAEEGDFTLVNDLLNIAQNPYDEHNEYERYSKATPLEFSNIKLSCSS